In Acinetobacter sp. WCHAc010034, a genomic segment contains:
- a CDS encoding glucose/quinate/shikimate family membrane-bound PQQ-dependent dehydrogenase: MSTPSSASGLTTFTAAIAVIFGLVLLLGGIYLAVLGGSWYYVIAGLFFIAAAVLLQKLKSAALAVYAVLILGTVVWGLWEVGSDFFALAPRLDILGVFGLWLLIPAVTRGFEHAKGAKIALSGSLAITVAVMVYAVFNDPQEIRGELTAQQPAASQPVPGIADADWPAYGRTQSGLRYSPLNQINSDNVKDLQVAWTYNTGDFKTENDSGETTNQVTPIKVGDSMYICTTHQKLVALDPASGKAKWTFDPKLKSDRTFQHLTCRGVSYYDAANTAGFEASLAAKKTVSAQCPKKVILPVNDGRLVAINADNGQRCTDFGKNGEVDLQKDMPFPYPGGYIPTSPPVVTGTTIIIAGATTDNYSTEEPSGVIRGYDVNTGALLWVFDTGAADPNAIPAPGQKYVQNSPNAWAPLAYDAQLDIVYVPTGVGTPDIWGGNRTELHERYANSMLALNATTGKLVWNFQTTHHDLWDMDVPSQPTLTDIKDKSGKTVPAIYVLTKTGNAFVLDRRTGEAIVPITERPVPQTVKRGPQTKGERYSPTQPFSDFDLAPQEKLTDKQMWGATMFDQLMCRVSFHKLNYDGIYTPPSENGTLVFPGNLGVFEWGGMSVNPERQIAVMNPIGLPFVSKLIPEDPNRPKTARGAGTEAGVQPMYGVPYGVEISAFLSPFGLPCKQPAWGYVAGVDLNTHKVAWKRRIGTIRDSMPGIPLPPFKMGVPMLGGSISTAGNVMFVGGTQDNYIRAINVSNGDELWKGRLPAGGQATPMTYEANGKQYVVIMAGGHGSFGTKMGDALVAYALPDQK, encoded by the coding sequence ATGAGCACTCCATCTTCAGCTTCAGGATTAACCACCTTTACAGCCGCGATTGCTGTAATTTTCGGTTTGGTCCTGCTGCTAGGGGGAATATACCTTGCAGTCCTTGGCGGGTCTTGGTACTACGTCATTGCAGGTTTATTCTTCATCGCTGCCGCAGTGCTGCTGCAGAAATTAAAAAGCGCCGCTTTAGCGGTTTATGCTGTGCTGATTTTAGGCACAGTAGTCTGGGGGCTGTGGGAAGTCGGCTCTGACTTCTTCGCCTTGGCGCCCCGGCTGGATATTTTAGGCGTATTCGGCTTATGGCTGCTGATTCCTGCGGTAACCCGCGGCTTTGAGCATGCCAAAGGCGCAAAAATAGCCCTGTCCGGCTCACTGGCGATTACTGTTGCGGTGATGGTTTATGCGGTATTCAATGACCCGCAGGAAATCCGCGGCGAGCTGACTGCACAGCAGCCGGCAGCGTCACAGCCGGTTCCCGGCATCGCCGATGCAGACTGGCCGGCATACGGCCGCACGCAATCCGGCCTGCGCTATTCACCGCTGAATCAGATTAATTCAGACAACGTGAAAGACCTGCAGGTGGCATGGACTTACAACACCGGCGACTTCAAGACCGAAAATGATTCAGGCGAGACCACCAATCAGGTGACCCCAATTAAAGTGGGGGACAGCATGTACATCTGCACCACCCACCAGAAGCTGGTTGCGCTGGATCCTGCCAGCGGCAAGGCGAAATGGACTTTTGACCCGAAACTGAAATCGGACAGGACTTTCCAGCATTTAACCTGCCGCGGCGTTTCATACTATGACGCAGCCAATACGGCCGGTTTTGAAGCCAGCCTGGCAGCCAAGAAAACTGTTTCCGCGCAGTGCCCGAAAAAAGTCATTCTTCCTGTGAATGACGGCCGCCTTGTGGCGATCAATGCCGACAATGGCCAGCGCTGCACCGACTTCGGCAAAAACGGCGAAGTTGACCTGCAGAAAGATATGCCGTTCCCGTATCCGGGCGGCTATATTCCGACCTCGCCGCCGGTAGTGACCGGCACGACCATTATCATTGCGGGCGCAACCACCGACAACTATTCAACTGAAGAGCCGTCCGGCGTGATCCGCGGCTATGATGTGAATACCGGCGCGCTCCTGTGGGTATTTGATACCGGCGCCGCCGATCCGAATGCGATTCCTGCGCCGGGCCAGAAGTATGTGCAGAATTCGCCAAACGCATGGGCGCCGCTGGCTTATGACGCGCAGCTGGATATTGTCTATGTGCCGACAGGCGTGGGCACGCCGGATATCTGGGGCGGCAACCGCACCGAACTGCATGAGCGCTACGCCAACTCCATGCTGGCGCTGAATGCCACTACCGGCAAGCTGGTGTGGAACTTCCAGACCACCCATCATGATTTGTGGGATATGGATGTGCCGTCGCAGCCGACGCTTACCGACATTAAAGACAAATCCGGCAAGACGGTTCCAGCCATCTATGTCTTGACCAAAACCGGCAACGCCTTTGTTCTAGACCGCCGCACCGGTGAAGCGATTGTGCCGATTACCGAGCGCCCTGTGCCGCAGACCGTGAAGCGCGGCCCGCAGACCAAAGGCGAGCGCTATTCTCCAACCCAGCCGTTCTCGGACTTTGATCTGGCGCCGCAGGAAAAACTGACGGACAAGCAGATGTGGGGCGCCACCATGTTTGACCAGCTGATGTGCCGCGTGTCTTTCCATAAGCTGAATTACGACGGCATTTATACTCCGCCGTCTGAAAACGGCACCTTGGTGTTCCCGGGAAATTTAGGCGTATTTGAATGGGGCGGCATGTCGGTCAATCCGGAACGCCAGATTGCCGTCATGAACCCGATTGGCCTGCCGTTTGTGTCCAAGCTGATTCCTGAAGATCCGAACCGTCCGAAAACGGCCAGAGGCGCAGGCACTGAAGCGGGCGTTCAGCCGATGTACGGCGTGCCGTACGGTGTTGAAATCAGCGCGTTTCTGTCGCCGTTCGGCTTGCCGTGCAAGCAGCCGGCCTGGGGCTATGTGGCCGGCGTGGATTTGAATACCCATAAAGTGGCCTGGAAGCGCCGCATCGGCACCATCCGCGACAGCATGCCGGGCATTCCATTGCCTCCGTTTAAAATGGGCGTGCCGATGCTGGGCGGTTCAATTTCAACTGCGGGCAACGTCATGTTTGTTGGCGGCACGCAGGATAACTACATCCGCGCCATCAACGTCAGCAACGGCGATGAGCTGTGGAAAGGCCGCTTGCCGGCGGGCGGGCAGGCGACGCCGATGACGTATGAAGCCAACGGCAAGCAGTATGTGGTGATTATGGCCGGCGGCCACGGCTCATTCGGCACCAAAATGGGCGATGCGCTGGTGGCCTATGCGCTGCCGGATCAGAAATAG
- a CDS encoding DUF934 domain-containing protein, translating into MLNTALQVLSKDGTVADNTYQLIGEDGALPQGDVVLTVEQLDQLANISGRKALYITVDASPEVNEFPLDQLDAIFIEFAGFNDGRGYSFAALLRRQGYQGELRATGDVFKDVLNYMKRSGFDSFVVKEGKDIQEAAAGLGDFTHPYQASTAVPQAHYQTGA; encoded by the coding sequence ATGCTTAATACCGCACTTCAAGTGCTCTCTAAAGACGGCACTGTTGCAGACAATACCTATCAGCTGATCGGCGAAGACGGCGCGCTGCCGCAGGGCGATGTGGTGCTGACGGTTGAACAGCTGGATCAGCTGGCAAATATCAGCGGCCGGAAAGCGCTGTACATTACGGTAGATGCATCGCCGGAAGTCAATGAATTTCCGCTGGATCAGCTGGATGCGATTTTCATTGAATTCGCCGGCTTCAATGATGGCCGCGGCTATTCATTTGCAGCGCTTTTACGCCGTCAGGGCTATCAGGGCGAACTGCGCGCAACAGGCGATGTGTTTAAAGATGTGCTGAACTACATGAAGCGTTCCGGTTTTGACTCTTTTGTCGTGAAAGAAGGCAAAGACATTCAGGAAGCGGCTGCCGGTTTGGGCGATTTTACCCACCCTTACCAGGCATCGACTGCGGTGCCGCAAGCGCACTATCAGACGGGCGCTTGA
- a CDS encoding nitrite/sulfite reductase: protein MYLYTDFDQQLVNERVAQFRDQTERYLAGKLTEDEYRPLRLQNGLYVQRYAPMLRIAVPYGLMNSKQLRKVAELAKDYDRGYAHVSTRQNIQFNWPALENVPDMLQELASVQMHAIQTSGNCIRNTTTDQYAGVVAGEIADPRPTCELIRQWSTFHPEFAFLPRKFKIAVSALAEIDRAATSFHDIGVYIVRNEAGEMGYKIKVGGGLGRTPVIGSFIRDFLPREDLIAYLEAVLRVYNLHGRRDNKYKARIKILVKALTPAVFAEKVEAEFAHTVKTLKVDAGTLKKMDENFTPFAYQDYADEDFAEQFAAEPKFKQWFNINTNAHKVKGYRIVTISLKRTGVAPGDMAVEEMNLIADLADKYTFGELRTTHEQNISLVDVPQKDLFELWKILDQHNLARAHIGFITDIICCPGGDFCSLANAKSIPISEAISRRFDDLDTVYNLGHLDLNISGCMNACGHHHVGNIGILGVDKKGAEFYQITLGGNAGHDASIGDILGPSFAAEVVPDIVEEILNTYLDLRQDGEAFIETYRRVGIQPFKERAYA, encoded by the coding sequence ATGTATTTATATACTGATTTTGACCAGCAACTGGTCAATGAACGTGTTGCACAGTTCCGTGACCAGACGGAACGTTATTTAGCCGGAAAATTGACTGAAGACGAATACCGTCCTCTGCGCCTGCAAAATGGCCTGTATGTTCAGCGCTATGCGCCAATGCTGCGGATTGCCGTGCCTTACGGCCTGATGAACTCGAAGCAGCTGCGCAAAGTTGCGGAACTGGCCAAGGACTATGACCGCGGCTATGCGCATGTTTCTACCCGTCAGAATATTCAGTTCAACTGGCCTGCGCTGGAAAATGTGCCGGACATGCTGCAGGAGCTTGCTTCTGTGCAGATGCATGCCATCCAAACCTCAGGCAACTGCATCCGCAACACCACCACTGACCAGTATGCAGGCGTGGTTGCCGGTGAAATTGCAGACCCGCGCCCAACCTGCGAACTGATCCGCCAGTGGTCGACGTTTCACCCGGAATTCGCGTTCCTGCCGCGCAAGTTCAAAATTGCCGTGTCCGCCTTAGCGGAAATTGACCGCGCAGCCACTTCATTCCACGATATCGGCGTGTATATTGTGCGCAATGAAGCCGGCGAAATGGGCTACAAAATTAAAGTCGGCGGCGGCTTGGGCCGTACCCCGGTTATCGGCAGCTTTATCCGCGACTTCCTGCCGCGTGAAGACCTGATTGCCTACCTTGAGGCGGTGCTGCGCGTGTACAACCTGCACGGCCGCCGCGACAACAAATATAAAGCGCGGATTAAAATCCTGGTTAAAGCTTTAACTCCAGCAGTCTTTGCGGAAAAAGTTGAAGCTGAATTTGCGCACACCGTCAAGACGCTGAAAGTGGACGCGGGCACCCTGAAAAAAATGGATGAGAACTTCACGCCATTTGCCTATCAGGATTATGCGGATGAAGACTTTGCTGAGCAGTTCGCCGCTGAGCCGAAATTCAAGCAGTGGTTCAACATCAACACCAATGCGCACAAAGTGAAAGGTTACCGCATCGTGACCATTTCATTGAAGCGCACCGGCGTTGCGCCGGGCGACATGGCGGTTGAAGAAATGAACCTGATTGCCGATCTGGCGGACAAGTACACCTTCGGCGAATTGCGCACCACGCATGAACAGAACATTTCCCTGGTCGATGTGCCGCAGAAAGACCTGTTTGAACTGTGGAAAATCCTTGATCAGCACAATTTGGCGCGCGCGCATATCGGCTTTATTACCGACATTATCTGCTGCCCGGGCGGCGACTTCTGCTCACTGGCCAATGCCAAATCCATTCCGATTTCTGAAGCGATTTCCCGCCGTTTTGATGATCTGGATACGGTGTACAACTTGGGCCATCTTGACCTGAATATTTCAGGCTGCATGAATGCCTGCGGCCACCACCATGTCGGCAACATCGGCATTCTGGGCGTAGACAAGAAAGGCGCGGAATTCTATCAGATTACTTTAGGCGGCAACGCCGGCCATGACGCTTCAATCGGCGACATCCTCGGGCCGTCATTCGCAGCTGAAGTGGTGCCGGATATTGTCGAAGAGATCCTGAATACCTATTTAGACCTGCGCCAGGACGGCGAAGCGTTTATTGAAACTTACCGCCGTGTCGGCATTCAGCCATTCAAGGAGCGCGCATATGCTTAA